One Physeter macrocephalus isolate SW-GA chromosome 19, ASM283717v5, whole genome shotgun sequence genomic window carries:
- the RHBDD3 gene encoding rhomboid domain-containing protein 3, whose amino-acid sequence MHARGPPGLLTPALPLASSVLMLLMSGLWLLGAGPSLVLAPELLLDPWQAHRLLTHALGHKALPGLLLSLLLLPTLGWQQECHLGTLRFLHASTLLALASGLMAVLLAGLGVSSAAGGCGYMPVHLAMLAGQGYHPRRPRGALPPWLLPWLLLALTPLLSSEPPFLQLFCGLLAGLAYAAGAFQWLEISEQRLQALQEGVLCRALAGCWPLQLLPTPGSLAELPVTHPARVRPPTPGPPYMASPSLWPLSEGSAPLPPGLGPVQPLWEGSSEVGLAWSGSSFPPGTPLWAALDEQMLQKGIQASLLEGPVQGPESPLRLPKSSVSSLRLQQLERMGFPTEQAVVALAATGRVEGAVSLLVGGEVGTEALVTQGRGGPTHPEGPGPP is encoded by the exons ATGCATGCCAGAGGTCCCCCTGGCCTACTGACCCCGGCGCTGCCTCTCGCCTCCTCCGTCCTGATGCTGCTCATGAGCggcctgtggctgctgggagccGGCCCCAGCCTTGTCCTGGCCCCAGAGCTGCTGCTGGACCCTTGGCAGG CGCACCGGCTGCTGACACATGCCCTGGGCCACAAggccctcccagggctgctgctgaGCCTGCTGCTCCTGCCCACGCTGGGCTGGCAGCAGGAGTGCCACCTGGGCACACTGCGGTTCCTGCATGCCTCCACCCTCCTCGCCCTGGCCTCCGGGCTGATGGCTGTGCTGCTGGCAGGCCTCGGGGTGTCCAGTGCAGCCGGGGGCTGTGGATACATGCCTGTCCACCTGGCCATGCTGGCAGGGCAGGGTTACCACCCTAGGCGGCCCCGTGGGGCACTGCCACCATGGCTCCTGCCGTGGCTGCTGCTCGCCCTGACACCACTGCTCAGCTCCGAGCCGCCCTTCCTGCAGCTCTTCTGCGGCCTCCTGGCTGGCCTGGCCT ACGCGGCTGGGGCCTTCCAGTGGCTGGAGATCTCTGAGCAGCGGCTGCAGGCACTGCAGGAGGGTGTCCTGTGCAGGGCCCTGGCGGGGTGCTGGCCACTCCAGCTGCTTCccaccccaggcagcctggctgagCTGCCTGTCACCCATCCTGCCAGAGTGAG GCCGCCCACCCCTGGACCTCCTTACATGGCCTCCCCTAGCCTCTGGCCCCTCAGCGAAGGCTCAGCCCCGCTCCCACCAGGCCTGGGGCCTGTGCAGCCGCTCTGGGAGGGCTCCTCAGAGGTGGGACTGGCCTGGTCTGGGTCCAGCTTCCCCCCAGGGACCCCACTGTGGGCAGCCCTAGACGAGCAGATGCTGCAGAAGGGGATCCAGGCCTCACTCCTTGAGGGGCCAGTGCAGGGTCCCGAGAGCCCACTCCGGCTGCCTAAGTCCTCTGTCTCCTCCCTGCG GCTGCAGCAACTGGAGCGCATGGGCTTCCCCACGGAGCAGGCGGTGGTGGCCCTGGCAGCCACGGGCCGTGTGGAGGGTGCCGTGTCACTGCTGGTCGGCGGGGAGGTGGGCACCGAGGCGCTGGTGACTCAGGGGAGGGGTGGACCCACCCACCCTGAGGGTCCTGGGCCCCCCTAG